The sequence tttctctcccaaatccctttccagagctaaaatagtaaattgcattaagaatagagatgtataataagctaaacaaatatcaatctaTCCCTAGtaatgactttatttagatactctttcctagttctattagaaaataatgtttcccaacgctacccctaaaacttaccatgcaaatgggtgatcaagccacaaggaataatattaagcacaagaaaggataatgcaaaagtaatattcataaatatataggaagagaaattacataAAGAGAAGTTGGTTGTCAAGTTCCCAACAAAAggagtttagcctctcattgtcatgaagaCTTTACAATTGAAATAGGggaatatttagtaaagggggaaaagataagaaaggaaATGGAGGGAAGGAATGACTCTCATTGcttgtttctccttcttctaacctttgccttctataaggaattatattttgttgaaatttttgtgtgtcttctccttcttctcttttcttcttttatagatGTAAATTATTGGACTTTTGAATTAGTCTGATTTCATTAATTAgtcattctttccttaattagcctcatttccttaattattatgttttccttaattattttgctTTCCTAAATTAACCCTGCTTTCCTCaattagttttcttttcttaattagccCTTATTTCCTCAATTAGCCCTTTCCTTCCTCCATTAGCTTATTTTCCTCAATTagtttgttttccttaattagctttgatttccttaattatttatgcttttctaggctttattttactttctaagCTTCATAAATCCGtcacttttaatattatatgcacaaaaacttaaatgatgttaatttaacaattatttgctcaaaaaggaaaaattagaagagaaaaattacaaattcctatataatttaaccccaaaatatactcataattagcaGTTACCGAATTCACTCAAATTTAAatctttgcttgtcctcaagaaaaagaaaaaagttcagAGTTTACCAATCACAATTCATGAGATAATGACATACATTCCAAAAAGCTTCATTGGTCAATTCTCAAGTTCACAGTTGTCTTAAGTTCATGAAAGGAGCAGAACAAGATGCACTTCAATTGAAATGGTTAGCAAGAATGACATATCACAAGGAATAATCACCAAACTTCAGTCTTCACAAGGCTAGTATTTCTCTCAATCCCATAAGTGTCTCGGTAAAAGTGTTTGAATTATAACAACTGAATAGTAAAATTCTCAACTTTGTACATCATCTCGGTCAATGCTATCATACATGCATAatgtggatcactaaggactttattaGGCTTGTAACGTAGTTGGGCTAACaaagaaatcatggtttttgtaggaataaatgCTTAGgatctaggagagcattcattccCCCAAATTATTTACAAACCACAACTTAGAATTTTTCACAACACCAACCTTATTGCTTTGCTACTCTTTTCAGcacctttattttctttgatgatggttTACCTCagcttttattctttaaaataatagaacttttttttttgcaaatgtaAAAACATTCATACTAGGCTGGAGTAATACCATATTTTGTAACTCAATTTAACTTgtgttgtatatttattttcttgcaaTAGAAAATCACCCAAAAACATTCCCCcgaatttggaacaaatttgtTAGGATCCATGAGTACTatcctacaacctaagaaagGGTAGTTAGTAAATATCACATTTTGGGCTTGGGTTCCAATgacaaaaattttacattaggTTTAAAAAGGGTGCAAGGGATGCATTCATTTACAGGATgactttttggctaagtagctgaataaaataacaaacagGGCCTTGATCAACTCCACATCATACATTCATTTCAAACAATCCAAGAATCATgcaaaatcaaaaaattaaaatcagtcTTTCTCTCACAGTTGAAAGTTCACACAACTTACCGGTTTTCATTGAAGTATGAAGGTTCTCATTCCATGCTTTTCTGTCAGAAATACTAACCTTTTCACTCTTGTAATGTTAGTTCATACTCCATAACTTACATTAACGCTTGCTATCACAAGAATAAACTATTCACAAAAATACTCATTAGTACACAGTTAGTCTCACTCATGCAATCAGTTCACTCAAAATGTGTTGCAACCAATCAATAAGTATCTGCTTCTCTATCATGCATCAAActaaattaaaactattaaataactaaatttaaactACTAAAATTAGATTATCCTAAATGcagtaatttaaaataagaataaaagaaaatgaaacaaaaataaataaataaagaaaaataaaaagaattaaagaaaaatcttgATCAAAATGGGCCTCAATCTTGTGTTGGCCCTAGATCCCAACTTCCTGTGTAGCAGTGATGCTCGCAATGTAATCATCATTAGCTCCATTGTTACCCATGCCAGAGGTGTCACCCCCCTCTACAGAAGAGGACTAGACTCCTGGCTAGGTAACCTACTATAGAAAAGCCTTTGGCGTCACCAGTGGAGGCTCCATAGAAAGGTGAATGGATAGCTGGTGCATGTTTTGGATGGCAAGGCGATGGCCATGATGGAGGCTCTGCATCATCTGGACTAGATGCTCCTGTTGGGAAGAGGAGGAAAAAGGCTTGCCGACTGTAGAAGAGGTGGTTGGAGGAGGGATTCCCGAAGGTGAGGGATGTGGAGCGTTTTGGAGTAGTTCGGGCCATGACTCGCCTCAGCCCTGGGAGGACAATGGGAGGGGTTGCTGGATACACAACTAgcttgacttcatcttcttctagaaATATAGACTTCAGGTGCCGCCCAGCAAGGTCATCTTCTTGCTCAATTGCCTCCATCTTAAAGTAGGTCTTGTTATCACTAGGATGCTTTATTGCCTCAAACAAGTTGAAAGTGGCTTTCTAGTTCTCCATACTCATCTCTAAGTTACCATTCCCCATGTCCACAAAACATTTTGCAGTAAGCACGAATAAATGACCCAATATTAGAGGAATATCAAAGTCCTCTTCTATATCCATCATCACAAAGTCCACCAGAAAAGTGAATTGGTGAACCTTGATAAGGACGTCTTCAACTACACCATATGGTATGCTGATCGAATGGTCTGCTAGCTGAAGCGTCATTCTAGTGGAAGCAATCTTCAGATTCCCAATTCTCCGGCACATAGATAAGGGCATTAGATTAATGCTTGCCCCCAAATCAAGGAGAGCTTTACCCACTGACACATCCCCAATAGAGCATGGGATGGTTACATTTCTTGGGTCTTTGAATTTCTTTGGTGAGTTCTTCTGGATCACAACactgcaatttccttccaccatgATGCTCTCATTATTGATATATTTCCCTTTCTTTGTGAAGAGGTCCTTCAGAAATTTGGTATACAAAGGTGTCTGCTGTAAGGCCTCTCTAAAGGGAATGGTGATCTCCAGCTTATTAAAGATGTCAAGAAACCAAGCAAAACATCGCTCCTTATCTTTCTTTGATGGCACCATGGGATATGGGATCTCCTTCACTAGGACTGAGGGTATCTCTTTGGTAGCCTCCCTTGCTAACTAACTCTTGGTCTTAGTGGGTAAGACCTTTTCACCCTTTTCCTtactctcttctttcttttctctcttattaTTCTCTCCTTCATTATTACTCACATCCTCCAATACTCCCTCggctctcttttctctctctgcaTTCTCCCTCATCTGACTCTTAGTGAAAATTACCTTGCACTCCACCTTGGGATTCTTCTCCGTGTTGGCCTCAAAACTGTTCGTGGACGCTTTAGCCAACTGTTTAGCTAATTGGCCCACTTGTACCTCTAGATTCCTGATGGCAGACTCAGTGCTCTTGGGATTTGATAGAGAAACCTACATAAACTGATTCAAAGTGTCTTCTAGCTTAGTGGTTTTCTCATATAAATCAGGCCCTTGATTGAGAGGCCGATTAGATGAAACTCCTTGATTTCTGTTGAAGTTATTCTTGGGGTGGGATCTCCAACCTTGGCCTTAAGAGAAATTCCCCCCTAATTGTATCCTGGAGGTCCTCCTTGATGGAATCCTTGATGGTGTGGATTGGTCATATAGTTGACTTCTTTGGGTACATCATTTTGTACCATGCACATGCCTGACTCATAGCCCCCACCACAAATGTTGCATCCCCCAATGTGCATGACTGAAGAATGGGCAGGTTGCACTGCCTGCAAATGTTGAGGAAGCTTGCTCAATGTCTTTGTGAAGATCTCTAGTTTCTTGGCTAGGAGCTTGTTCTTGGCTAGTGGTGCGTCTTGTGATGTGAACTTGAGAAGACTCTTCTTTGTAGGTGTGTAGGCTCGATCACAAAGGATGGCATGGTCATTGGCTACCATATTTTCAATCAACTCCATAGCTTCATCAGGTGTCTTTAGTTTGATCTTCCCACCAATGGAGGCATCAAGTAACTGCTTTGAATGGGGTCGCAAGTGAtgtaatcctaccccccaagggtattggatagaaaacttcaagaggattgggctagagctgctaaagaaggccttgGGGTTCTcgtgaacctcagggtagatttctgagcccatgggccaaggttgggtccactcgtctttgtaaatattagaataggtttttccttcttttgggccttgtattttggccattctagtagtatagggttttagccttgtatttcagggcattttgagtagtctttgtactagggactttttttttatattttcatgtattttggcacaggggtgagcttagctattatagggggtgtgtagctaagctctaacttctcatctcaaggaggtgagcttagctattagggaggtgtgtgtagctaagctttagcttctcTAGGAAGCTTTTCAAGAAAGTTtgtcaaggaagcttctcaaggaggtgaacttagttattagaggggtgtgtgtagctaagctctagcttctcaaggaagcttctcaaggaagctacctaggctataaatagaagtatgtgtaacacttgtggtaactttgatgaatgaaagtcttgtgagacacaactcaaagttcaacttctctccctcttttactccttcaatttcgtgttccccctatctctttctctctttcttttccttcattgaagcatcctctccaagcttcttatccaagacacattcttggtggtgaagctccttcttccaaggcttattccttagtggttggcgcctcctctcacctcttctcctttgtcttccgctgcacctccatggtggaaaatcaccattgcaggacctcattgaagctcaaagatccagcctccatagaagccccccAAGCAAGCTTACATTAGCAAGCCATCAATGAAGATATTGAGTTGAACTGGCTCGCTGAACCCGTGGTTGGGAGTCTTCCAGAGTAAACCATGGAAGCGGTCAAGAGCTTCACTCTGTGATTCATTAGGGAATTGGTAGAATGAAGAGATCTCCACTTTTACCTCAGCAGCCCTGGACTCtggaaaatatttcttcaaaaatttctcTACCACCTCCTCCTATGTCTGCAAGCTATTTCCTTTGAATGAGTGCAACCATCTTTTTGCTTCACCAACCAAGGAGAAGGAGAATAGGTTGAGGCAAATGGCATCTTTAGGAACTCTAGCTATTTTCACTATGTTGCAAATCTCTATGTATGTAGCAAGGTGGGCATATGGATCTTCATTGGGTAGTCCATGAAATAGATTGCCTTGAATCAACTGGATGAGATAATATGGATAAGAGACGCTGGCAAATTGAACTTCAGGCCGGATTATGCTTGTGAAATACTGAGGTGTAGAGGTACTAGAGTAGTCCTCCAAGGTGATCCTCCGTGGCCGGTCTTCTTCCATGATGTGTTCTTCAAAGTTGGGATGTgtaaaagaagaagatgataTAGAGGATGATGATTCTTGATTCCCTTGTTGTCATTCTTTCATtaattagtttcattttcttaattattttactttccttaattagctatGTTTTTCCCAATTAGTcttatttccttaattagtcatgCTTCCCTTAATTAGTCTTTTTTTCCTCAATTAACttgctttccttaattatttctatttttctggGTTTTATTTTACTCATTAAGCTTCATAAAtccatcacttttaatattctctgcACAAAaccttaaatgatgttaatttaacaattatttgctcaaaaaggaaaaattagaagagaaaaattacaaatttctatataatttaactccaaaatatactcataattagcaATTATCACGTGTGTAAAAGGAACACAATGTATAAACACTGATTTTCACCTAGAGTGCTCGCTAGTTCATAACAATGTGTTGGACACTGAATTTTAGtctttaataaaacaatttccACTTGTCAATGGACACTAGTAAGAGCGATAGGATATGAAATAATACCAAGTGTGCTCATATATAGTCAGTCTTATTCACTTAAAGATAATTCATTAGTCCGTTAACAATTTATATctttataattatcaaaatcatgggtAAAGATGGATCATCTAGACTTAACACTAAAAGTTCACACACTCCATTCTCATCATTCAAGGCTCATTCATCTCAGTCCAAACACCTTAAAACTTACTATTGACACCCAAAACaaggttttttttgttttgaatatgtAAACATAAACATACATACAAGCACCACACCCATCatctcatattaattaattacttaattataaaacttcaattaaatttaattactcttGTAAGTTAATTAAATCACTTAATATACCAATTATGAAAAACATAATGTTACAAGTGAAGtagaaaataaagggaaaaagTCCTTTCCTTGAAACAATTACTATAAGGGAATTGACCGATATTAGCAACACTATGGCTAATCAGATTTTACACCAATATAATGTTCAAGATTATTAATAACAAAGTTATAGCAATGAGGGACAAGGCATGAAGAATTTTATACTAGTCCAATCTTTAAGATCTATTTCTAGTTACTCAAACAACCTTAATTTGAATTTCCACTAATCAATTCGATATTTACATACAAACACCACAAGTAATTAAACTCTACAAAAGCTTTAAGTTCTTGATCCCACAAGAATTTTTTAACCTATGTAGAGTCCTACTACATAGCTTCAGCGAGCATCCCATTCAAGATGgaaaaatagaaagataaaaaagataagaaaatatatcaCCTTATATGTACATTCCCACTAGCTAATGACAATGAAACCAATTGAGTAATCTAAGCCACGATGATTTTGAATTGTGAATCAAAGATTCATAAATGATGTAATCCTTGAATGATGATATATTTTAGAGCTCTCCCGAGAAGTGTACATCAATAAGTTTTAGGTAAAAGAGAATTATCACACTAATGAGAGTTGTGactatttataacttttaagatcCAAACCGATACAATCGATTAAAACAATAATGTAATTAACTAACTTGTTCTAAGTCAATTCTGGACAAGTTTAAGAATCAACGTAATGAAATAATTCGTTATATAATCGATGAAAACAACAAGCATTTATTTTTGCAAGAACCAAAGTTTTTCATGACGTATTCCATTAATACtaagtgtaattgattaaaacaatGACTATAAATTCTTGTACAAACAAACTTCTTGATGTGATGTAATCAATTAACTATataagtaatcgattaacacTTTATTTTTCGCATGTCCTCAAAAATTTAAAGTAGGTGAAAATTTTCCTAATTTATGACCTACCACACTATCTCTTATATAAATAGGTAAATATTCTTTTCCATTATTTAATCAGTTATAAATCATTGTAATAAGTTATAATACTCATGGTGTTACTTCTCATATTTGATTTACATTCGGTGTAATCGGTTACAAATAATTGTAATAATCAACTAACACGGTTCGATTTCTAAAATAACTTCACAATGTTGGCTTAGATGGTCATTATATTTTCCATGCTTATTTAGAAGACAGAGCTTGATCCTAATTCCTAAATATTCACATATGCCTCGATTCAATTTAGCCATTttcccatttttatttttatcaaatcataAGGTGTCCTCTGGCACGAAACGTGCGTGCAATCAATGCGATGTTTAAATTGAACTCATAGTTATAATAATAGACACGGTTGCAGGGAAGCAATCGTTGGCGGGTATGATTAGTGTCAGTGATAACAACTGCTCCATAATCCATAGATTATCCAAAGACCACTGTCTTTTTCCCTCCCACCCACTTGCAAACAAGAGatagaaaaaattatcaaaatataattcCAACTAtggtttaaatgttttttttcccaataatttagcatttttatctttttaattttattttttattttagttcttataaaatatgtttattttattttcaatctttaaagagttttagataataaaaaaatattttaaacagaaaaaaaatactatctaaaatactttaaagataaaaaataaaacaaatatattatatatatttaagtccaaacaaaaatattatcaaaatataatttccaattaatcattgtattaattctttatttcgtcatatatattatttaggtAATTGATCCTATTGGATCGCAGAATCAAGAAGTTGAAATGTCTTGATATCCACAAAAATAATGTTAGTTTAACCATAGCCGCcccttgtttttgttttttaattgttagataaataaatgtttttatccttctcttttccatttattACCCATCAACTGTTTGCTAAATTGCCTCAAAAAGAAAGTAGTAGTACAAGGCTGGGGTCCCTTGAATATAGAGCATAATTGGGGTGTGGTGAGGTGAAGAAGAATTTGTTGGGGTAAGGAGGCGGAACTTGGAAGAGAGGACCTACCCACCACACCACACCACCCTTAAACATTCATCATCACCACCATCAATCCCTATTAATCAAATCCTCTTCTGTTCATGTGCACATCACCCCCAAGAATTGTTGTCCTTTGGACTTGTTTTGTATCCATTTTCTTGGGGGGTGTGTGTGGACCAATTCCTGCCTCCAATTGCAACTACCACGGATCTGTTCTAGGAACTAAATATTCCCATAACaagattttattattcaattgcCCAAGAGATTCTTTAGATATGGGTCTTTGCATCTAGACTTATCTTcatctttgttcctttttattaattttttcttcttctcattcttgtCTTGCCAATCCCATTTTCCAGGTgtcaaaaaaccttatacagaTCTTGGTGCCCCCACCTTATTTTGCTTCCTGGCTTCACTCCTTTTTACTTCATAGGACCCATTGCTACAGATTCAATCTTTGATTGATTGACAGCTGTTAGCTTTGTCTGTACGGTTATGCTCCTTTTTGTTGTTGGAAGCTAATAAGATGAAGAAAACTGTTTCAAAGGCTTGTTATTGGTAACGTTATGTTtcataagaaattttatttaatttttagtttttttattagttaaaaaatttatttgtgtattacataaacatttttttaataatttttattatttttaaaatgctatttaaaatagtattttttaaaatactaatttttttatttttttttacttttatctttaatatatttattttttaaaataaattataattttattatttttctatccttttataatttaattatttaaaaaattaattttatccaatACTTCTATTTGAATAAGATAGTCTTTTAACTTCTGActatcttttaattaattttgtccaatatagcttaattttttttttaaagtttttcttttttgttaattgttataTTATACTACATAGTAACATAACAGTGGTTCAAGTCTTTGAAGCTTTCAAGTCAAGGCAATTTCCACCCAAGTTCGTCGGTGTGCGTGGGTGTGTACCTTGTTCAAACTTTGGGGGTGAGGAGACCCACCATTGGGGTTTTGGTGGGGTTTCTTTGAACCAAAAGAAAACCCCATCTTTAAAAGGTGTTTGAAGATTCCAAATTTGCTTCAGTTTGGGTTAAGTAGTGAGGTTTCTTCTTATAAGCTATTGCCTTTCCGCAATTGGCTTCTCCACTGACTCAATTCTATAGTCtagcttctctctctttcttatcACATATGCCAAATCCAATTTTGACCCGCAATAGACTTTCAATATTCTAATGCTACTTTACTTCATCACTTGCATCTCCTTCTTCTTGTTTTTAAAGTCCCTCCTTCTCAAGCCTCTCCCATCATGGGCATCTGAGATGTGGCTGTTTCCCCTTTTGTTTTCTCAAGAGTTTTCTATGAGCACAATCTCCAAGCTGTTCAGGAACCGGTTTTGGATTGGTTTTCTGTGTCAAAttcccataggaatgtctctgGTGAGGAAGAGTCTGACTTCAAGAGTGGAGAATGTTGAGGAAAGCCTTGACATGTCAGTGTTGGACTTGCCTGAGTTGGCCTTGGATTGCATTCTTGAGAGGCTTCCCCCCTCTTCGCTGTGTCGAATCGCCGCCGTGTGCCGCACCTTGAGGGAGAGGTGTGTGAGTGATCACCTTTGGGAGAAGCACATGAGGAAGAAGTGGGGTAGAGTTATTGGCCCTGCTGCTTATAGGGAGTGGAAATGGCATGTTGCTTCCAAAAGGAATGTTGGGGGTCTTAAACATGGCAGGCAAAAGGGTTTGATGAGATTTATGTCTCTTCATTGGCCTTTCCAATGGATTAGACCAAAGGTTGATGCAAATTATAATAACCCAAAGCTGAGGAGCTCTCTGCCTGTTGACTCAGTCATGAACTGGTATCTTGCTCTTGAGTCTGGCAATTTTTGGTTCCCTGCTCAAGTCTATAACCGTGAGGTATGTGATATGTATAAACAAA comes from Glycine soja cultivar W05 chromosome 20, ASM419377v2, whole genome shotgun sequence and encodes:
- the LOC114401830 gene encoding uncharacterized protein LOC114401830; this translates as MVPSKKDKERCFAWFLDIFNKLEITIPFREALQQTPLYTKFLKDLFTKKGKYINNESIMVEGNCSVVIQKNSPKKFKDPRNVTIPCSIGDVSVGKALLDLGASINLMPLSMCRRIGNLKIASTRMTLQLADHSISIPYGVVEDVLIKVHQFTFLVDFVMMDIEEDFDIPLILGHLFVLTAKCFVDMGNGNLEMSMEN
- the LOC114403466 gene encoding F-box protein At2g26850-like — its product is MLLYFITCISFFLFLKSLLLKPLPSWASEMWLFPLLFSQEFSMSTISKLFRNRFWIGFLCQIPIGMSLVRKSLTSRVENVEESLDMSVLDLPELALDCILERLPPSSLCRIAAVCRTLRERCVSDHLWEKHMRKKWGRVIGPAAYREWKWHVASKRNVGGLKHGRQKGLMRFMSLHWPFQWIRPKVDANYNNPKLRSSLPVDSVMNWYLALESGNFWFPAQVYNRENGHVGFMLSCYDAELSYDPRTDTFQARYPPHGRRADARECGIPWERLRAPPIDTSPHDLHVSDCLNDLYPGDHIEIQWRRNKEFPYGWWYGVVGHLESCNGSENYCRCHSSDTVVLEFNHYTPGSRWRLTTVSRKDHREEGNEADGFYGGIRKITSEAEIATWKCLWPSEVLD